A genomic segment from Pistricoccus aurantiacus encodes:
- the hemL gene encoding glutamate-1-semialdehyde 2,1-aminomutase — protein MTTSAQLFEQACRHIPGGVNSPVRAFKGLERPPVFIQRAQGAYLYDVEGKRYIDYIGSWGPMITGHADPDVLAAVRERLDDGLSFGTPTAIETTMADLICEIMPSMDMVRMVNSGTEATMSAIRLARGYTGRDKIVKFEGNYHGHSDSLLVKAGSGALTHGEPSSPGVPASLAEHTVTLPHNDIDAVEACFEEIGDQVACIIVEPVAGNMNCIPPQPGFLEALRQACDRHGSVLIFDEVMTGFRVALGGAQAHYGVTPDLTCLGKIVGGGMPVGAFGGRREIMEHISPLGAVYQAGTLAGNPLAMAAGVTLLRKIREPGFHDALSQRVDTLCDGLQERADAAGVPMITQRAGGMFGVFFTAQSRVDNFAQATACDIQAFRTFFNAMLDRGVYLAPSPFEAGFMSNAHRPEDIQATLESAEAAFSRMSKA, from the coding sequence GTGACCACATCCGCTCAACTTTTCGAACAGGCTTGCCGGCATATTCCCGGCGGGGTGAACTCTCCGGTACGTGCCTTCAAGGGACTCGAACGGCCGCCGGTATTCATCCAGCGTGCCCAGGGCGCCTATCTGTACGATGTGGAAGGCAAACGTTATATCGATTACATCGGTTCCTGGGGCCCCATGATCACTGGCCATGCGGATCCGGACGTGCTGGCGGCGGTGCGCGAGCGACTCGATGACGGTCTTTCCTTCGGTACGCCCACCGCCATCGAAACCACCATGGCGGATCTGATCTGCGAGATCATGCCGAGCATGGACATGGTGCGCATGGTCAACTCCGGCACCGAGGCGACGATGTCGGCGATTCGCCTGGCCCGGGGGTATACCGGTCGCGACAAGATCGTCAAGTTCGAGGGCAACTACCACGGGCATTCCGATTCCCTGCTGGTCAAGGCCGGCTCCGGCGCCCTGACCCACGGCGAGCCCAGCTCTCCCGGGGTGCCCGCTTCCCTGGCGGAACATACCGTTACCCTCCCTCACAACGATATCGACGCGGTGGAAGCCTGCTTCGAGGAAATCGGCGATCAGGTAGCCTGCATCATCGTCGAGCCCGTCGCCGGCAACATGAACTGTATTCCGCCCCAGCCCGGGTTCCTAGAAGCGCTGCGCCAGGCCTGCGATCGTCATGGCAGCGTGCTGATCTTCGATGAGGTGATGACCGGTTTTCGAGTCGCGTTGGGCGGCGCTCAGGCCCATTACGGCGTCACGCCGGATCTGACCTGTCTGGGCAAGATCGTCGGCGGCGGCATGCCGGTGGGCGCTTTTGGCGGCCGGCGCGAGATCATGGAGCACATTTCCCCTCTGGGCGCGGTCTATCAGGCGGGGACGCTGGCGGGCAATCCGCTGGCCATGGCGGCGGGGGTTACGCTACTTAGAAAAATACGTGAGCCGGGTTTCCACGATGCCCTGAGCCAGCGGGTCGATACCCTGTGTGACGGCTTGCAGGAGCGCGCGGACGCCGCGGGCGTACCGATGATCACCCAGCGCGCCGGGGGCATGTTCGGTGTCTTCTTCACCGCTCAGTCCCGAGTGGACAATTTCGCCCAGGCCACAGCTTGCGATATCCAGGCATTCCGCACCTTCTTCAACGCGATGCTCGATAGAGGCGTCTATCTCGCGCCCTCGCCGTTCGAAGCTGGCTTCATGTCCAACGCGCATCGGCCCGAAGACATCCAGGCGACCCTGGAGAGCGCCGAAGCGGCTTTCTCGCGGATGTCCAAGGCCTAG